A genome region from Alistipes dispar includes the following:
- a CDS encoding DUF1896 family protein has product MPNDHHNAPQTGLSYYGLSLLSYLRESHPDLADDADFIRTRAQSAAETYSRIIRSGGSRIEAAEEADAVLYRGLHFSLYSTLANVIRSEFAEDIPEEDAREAALILLPQAKEVARSYELTDDFAATPQYERLYTELTGTVQILLDNGVQ; this is encoded by the coding sequence ATGCCGAACGATCATCATAACGCCCCGCAGACGGGGTTATCTTATTACGGCCTTTCGCTGCTCTCTTATCTGCGGGAGAGCCATCCCGACCTGGCGGACGATGCCGACTTCATCCGCACGCGGGCGCAGTCTGCGGCCGAAACATACAGCCGCATCATCCGCAGCGGAGGCTCCCGCATCGAAGCGGCCGAGGAGGCCGACGCCGTACTCTACCGGGGGCTTCATTTTTCGCTATACAGTACGCTCGCAAACGTTATCCGCAGCGAGTTCGCGGAGGACATTCCCGAAGAGGATGCCCGCGAGGCCGCCCTCATCCTCCTGCCGCAGGCCAAAGAGGTCGCCCGAAGCTACGAGCTTACGGACGACTTCGCCGCTACGCCGCAGTACGAGCGGCTCTACACCGAACTTACGGGAACCGTTCAAATCCTGCTCGACAATGGCGTACAATAA